The genome window GACGACGAGGCGCGCACCGCACTGCGGCGCAAGCAGGCGTACGCCGCCGCCCACCCGGAGGTCGCGCTGGCGTCGCTGTCCTTCGCGAGCGGGATCGACTTCGCGCGGTTCGACCTGGACGCGCCGCTGCCGCCCGTCGAGACGAACGCCGCGCAGAGCGTCGTCGGGCTGCACCTCAGGGACACCGAGGGGATGACGCTCCGCGAGATCGCCGCACGTCGCAGCACCGGTGCCGTCGAGTTCACCGGGACTCCCGCGAGCATCGCCGACGCCATGGCCGAGGCGGCGGCGGCGTCCGGCGCCGACGGGTTCATGGTGCAGGCGCCCATCACGCGTCGCAACGTCACGATGATCGCCGACGGCCTGGCCCCCGAGCTGCGCCGTCGCGGCCTGATCCGCGACGGGTACGACTACCCGACGCTGCGCGAGAACCTGCTCGCCGGGTGAGCGCGCGACAGGCCCCCCGCCGCACCCGCGCAATACCCGTGGAACGTCACCGTCGCGGCGATGTCACGTCCGCAGGGTGCACTTGGCCACGACCCCACGACAGGAGGCACTGATGTTCCACCTCGGTTGGTTCCTCGGCACCGGCTTCGGTGTGTACGGCTGGAACACCCCGTGGGCGGGGAACGTCGCCCAGGACGTCGGCAACCCGGGGCTCTTCGCGGACATGGCCGCCGCGCTCGAGCGCGCGGGCTTCGACTACATGATGCTCGAGGACTCCTCGGTGCTCCCCGACATCTACGAGGGCAGCTTCCGGCACTCGCTGAAGGTCGCCACCGTACGGTTCGACCCGCTGCCGCTGGTGCCGCACCTGACCCGCCGGACGCGGCACATCGGCATCATCGCCACGGCCGCGACGACGTTCTACCCGCCCTTCCTGGCGGCGCGGCTCTACCAGTCGCTCGACCACCTGACCGGTGGTCGGGTCGGGCTGAACCTCGTCACCGCCAGTCCTCACGCGGCCGCGCAGAACTACGGCCTCGAGCAGCACGTCGAGCACGACCTGCGGTACGAGATGGCGGACGAGTGGACGCGCACGGTCACGGCGCTGTGGGAGTCGTGGGAGCCCGACGCCGTCGTGCTCGACGAGAGCACGGGCGTCTTCGCCGACCACACGAAGGTGCACGCGGTCCACCAGCAGGGGCGCTGGCACTCCTCCCGGGGGCCGCTCAACACGATCCCGGGGCCGCAGCGGCGCCCGGTCCTGTGCCAGGCCGGCGGGTCCCCGGCGGGGCGGGACCTCGCGGCCGCGCACGCCGACACCATCGTCTCGGCCGTCGTCGGGGTGGAGGCGATGAGGGAGTTCCGGGAGGACATCTCGCGCCGTCTCGTCGCGCACGGGCGCCGGCCGGAGGACGCCAAGGTGCTGTTCCTGGTGGACCCGGTGCTCGGCGACACCGACCGGGCGGCGCAGGACCGCGCGGAGCGCAAGACCGCGGCCATGGCCGCGAGCCTGGAGAACGCCCTGGCCGGCCTGTCGTACGTCAGCGGCATCGACTTCTCCCGCTTCGACCCGGACGAGCCGTTCCCCGACGTCGCGTCGAGGACCAACGGCCACCAGAGCACCGTGGCCGACTACCAGAAGGCCGGTGCCGGCAAGACGCTGCGCGAGGTGGCCCTGACGCGGCGGGTGGCCGAGTCGATCCCGCTGGTGGGCAGCCCGGACACCGTCGCCGACCAGATGGCCGAGGCCATGGACCACGCCGGCGGGGACGGGTTCCTGATCGCCTCACCCGTGACGCGGCGCGGCATCTCCGAGGTCGCGGACGGACTCGCGCCCGTCCTGCGCCGGCGCGGGCTGATCCGTGACGGCTACGAGCACGCCACGTTCCGCGAGAACCTCCTCGCCTTCTGACGCCCTGGTGGCGCCCCCGTGACGCCCCGCCCCCACCTCCAAGGAGATCGCAGACATGTTCCACATGGGTTGGTTTCTCACCACCGGTTTCGGCGTGTACGGCTGGAACCAGCCGTGGTCGGGCAACGTCCGGTCGGACGTCGGTCGACCCGACCTGTTCGTCGACACCGCGACCTCGCTCGAGCGAGCCGGCTTCGACTACCTGATGTTCGAGGACTCCTCCGTGCTGCCGGACGTCTTCCGCGGCTCGTTCGAGAGCTCGGTCCGCGGCGGCCAGGCCGTGCGGTTCGACCCCATGCCGCTGATGCCGCTGGTCGCCCAGGCCACGTCGCGCATCGGCATCGTCGCGACCGCCGCCACCACGTTCTACCCGCCGTTCCTCGCGGCGCGGCTCTACCAGACCCTCGACCACCTGACCGACGGGCGCATCGGCATCAACCTGGTCACGGCCAGCCCGCACGCCGCCGCGCAGAACTACGGCCTCGAGAAGCACGTGGAGCACGACCTGCGGTACGAGATGGCCGACGAGTGGATGCAGGCGGTGGACGCGCTGTGGGGCAGCTGGGAGACCGGTGCGCTGCAGATGGACGAGTCGACCGGCGTGTTCGCCGATCACACGAAGATCCACCACGTCGACTTCGAGGGCGGCTTCTACCGCACGCGCGGCCCCCTCAACACTCCGCCCGGCCCCCAGGGGCGTCCCGTGATCTGCCAGGCCGGGGGGTCACCCGCGGGCCGCAACCTCGGGGCCACGCACGCCGACACCATCATCTCGGCCGTGGTCGGGGTGGACGCGATGAAGGCCTACCGGGACGACATCAGCGAGCGCCTGCTGGCCGTGGGCCGCAAGCCGTCGGACGTCAAGGTGCTGTTCCTCGTCGCGCCCA of Cellulomonas dongxiuzhuiae contains these proteins:
- a CDS encoding NtaA/DmoA family FMN-dependent monooxygenase (This protein belongs to a clade of FMN-dependent monooxygenases, within a broader family of flavin-dependent oxidoreductases, the luciferase-like monooxygenase (LMM) family, some of whose members use coenzyme F420 rather than FMN.), which translates into the protein MFHMGWFLTTGFGVYGWNQPWSGNVRSDVGRPDLFVDTATSLERAGFDYLMFEDSSVLPDVFRGSFESSVRGGQAVRFDPMPLMPLVAQATSRIGIVATAATTFYPPFLAARLYQTLDHLTDGRIGINLVTASPHAAAQNYGLEKHVEHDLRYEMADEWMQAVDALWGSWETGALQMDESTGVFADHTKIHHVDFEGGFYRTRGPLNTPPGPQGRPVICQAGGSPAGRNLGATHADTIISAVVGVDAMKAYRDDISERLLAVGRKPSDVKVLFLVAPILADTDAEAQEKRDRMRAAQAANIDGNLAAMSYFTSMDFSKFDLDAPLPDLSENNGHQSTMADFARSGKTLREIAANHRTIESIELCGTTETVAGQMAEAMEHAGGDGFLIASPVTRKNVAEIADGLAPVLRRKGLIRSGYDYAHFRDNLLAF
- a CDS encoding NtaA/DmoA family FMN-dependent monooxygenase (This protein belongs to a clade of FMN-dependent monooxygenases, within a broader family of flavin-dependent oxidoreductases, the luciferase-like monooxygenase (LMM) family, some of whose members use coenzyme F420 rather than FMN.) — encoded protein: MFHLGWFLGTGFGVYGWNTPWAGNVAQDVGNPGLFADMAAALERAGFDYMMLEDSSVLPDIYEGSFRHSLKVATVRFDPLPLVPHLTRRTRHIGIIATAATTFYPPFLAARLYQSLDHLTGGRVGLNLVTASPHAAAQNYGLEQHVEHDLRYEMADEWTRTVTALWESWEPDAVVLDESTGVFADHTKVHAVHQQGRWHSSRGPLNTIPGPQRRPVLCQAGGSPAGRDLAAAHADTIVSAVVGVEAMREFREDISRRLVAHGRRPEDAKVLFLVDPVLGDTDRAAQDRAERKTAAMAASLENALAGLSYVSGIDFSRFDPDEPFPDVASRTNGHQSTVADYQKAGAGKTLREVALTRRVAESIPLVGSPDTVADQMAEAMDHAGGDGFLIASPVTRRGISEVADGLAPVLRRRGLIRDGYEHATFRENLLAF